A portion of the Acidisarcina polymorpha genome contains these proteins:
- a CDS encoding isocitrate/isopropylmalate dehydrogenase family protein, with product MSEAVARIHAVTLIPGDGIGPEVTDAVVRILEAAGKATGVTFAWERFAAGAEAFAKQGEYIPHELSESIERTRVGLKGPVTTPIGGGFASINVTLRKQFELYANFRPIKNLPGLETKYPGVDLVIVRENTEGLYVGLEHEVVPGVVESIKVITAKASTRIAKWAFEYARKQKRRKIHAIHKANIMKLSDGLFLKCAREVSKSYPEITYGEHIIDNTCMQLVMNPYQYDTLVMENLYGDIVSDLCSGLIGGLGLVPGANIGDHAAIFEAVHGSAPDIAGKDIANPTALLQSAVLMLRHLEEDATADRIQTALEKVYVEAKTLTRDVHGTAGTKAFADAVLAAMEGAK from the coding sequence ATGAGTGAGGCTGTTGCACGAATCCATGCAGTGACATTAATCCCCGGCGATGGCATCGGACCGGAGGTAACCGATGCAGTCGTCCGCATCTTGGAAGCGGCCGGGAAAGCGACCGGCGTGACCTTCGCCTGGGAGCGGTTTGCCGCCGGCGCCGAGGCCTTCGCCAAACAAGGCGAATACATTCCCCATGAGCTCTCCGAATCGATTGAGCGGACGCGGGTCGGTCTCAAAGGGCCGGTGACCACCCCGATCGGGGGCGGATTCGCCTCGATCAACGTCACCTTGCGCAAGCAGTTCGAGCTCTATGCGAACTTCCGCCCCATCAAGAACCTTCCCGGTCTCGAGACAAAATATCCAGGTGTTGACCTGGTTATCGTTCGTGAGAACACCGAAGGCTTGTACGTCGGTCTCGAGCACGAAGTCGTGCCCGGCGTCGTCGAGTCCATCAAGGTCATTACCGCAAAGGCTTCGACCCGCATCGCCAAGTGGGCGTTTGAGTATGCCCGCAAGCAAAAACGGCGCAAGATCCACGCGATCCATAAAGCCAACATCATGAAGCTCTCCGACGGCCTCTTCCTGAAGTGCGCCCGGGAAGTCAGTAAATCGTATCCGGAGATCACCTACGGCGAGCACATCATCGACAACACCTGCATGCAGCTGGTGATGAACCCGTACCAGTACGACACCCTGGTGATGGAGAACCTCTACGGCGACATCGTGAGCGACCTCTGCTCGGGGTTGATTGGCGGCCTGGGACTGGTGCCTGGCGCGAACATCGGCGACCACGCCGCGATCTTCGAAGCTGTGCACGGTTCGGCCCCCGACATTGCGGGCAAGGACATCGCCAACCCCACCGCGCTGCTGCAATCGGCAGTACTGATGCTGCGGCATCTCGAAGAAGACGCAACCGCCGACCGGATTCAAACTGCGCTGGAGAAAGTCTACGTCGAGGCCAAAACCCTCACCCGGGACGTGCACGGCACGGCGGGAACGAAAGCCTTCGCAGATGCGGTCTTGGCGGCCATGGAGGGAGCAAAATGA
- a CDS encoding ribonuclease J → MTENKLKIIPLGGLGEFGMNCLAIRWQDDIIVIDAGLMFPESELLGVDIVVPDITYLVENRQCVRGIILTHGHEDHIGGLPWILSELNVPVYGTEFTLAYVEGKLEEHKLLDSTELIEIAPKSKFTIGPFTIEPIRVTHSLVDCVALAIETPVGVIVHTGDFKIDLSPPDGKAFDLHTFAEYGKRGVLALLQDSTNVDRPGYTPSEWAVKPRLDEVFSRTKKKLFFSCFSSSIYRIRIALDLAQTHHRKVAVVGRSIVESSEIAQDLGYLDIPPGLMINPGQINDYAPENVLILISGTQGEPMSALSRAAVDNHKHARIVSGDTVVLSSRVIPGNEKSIYRVIDHLCRRDANVIFDDGASGLIHVSGHASQEEQRLLINLLRPKFFIPVHGDYRHLKKHAQVAVETGVIGQAILIEDGDVLEITPKEARKNGKVTAGRVCIDSGSNVDVVEDIVIRDRRHISEDGIVLPIITINKLSGKVESQPEVVTRGFAAVDAGLIENARQIVSKTLEGSSSEEKADYGVIKEKVRVDLKRFIQKNTSRRPLIMPVILEI, encoded by the coding sequence ATGACAGAAAATAAACTTAAGATTATTCCGCTCGGCGGCCTGGGCGAATTTGGCATGAACTGCCTTGCAATTCGTTGGCAGGACGACATTATCGTGATTGACGCGGGATTGATGTTCCCGGAATCCGAGCTGCTCGGCGTGGACATCGTCGTCCCTGACATCACCTATCTGGTGGAAAACCGCCAGTGCGTCCGCGGAATCATCCTCACCCACGGCCATGAAGACCACATCGGCGGCCTTCCGTGGATCCTCTCTGAACTGAACGTGCCGGTCTACGGCACCGAATTCACTCTCGCCTATGTCGAAGGCAAGCTCGAAGAACACAAGCTTCTGGACAGCACCGAGCTCATCGAGATCGCGCCGAAATCCAAGTTCACCATCGGCCCGTTTACCATAGAGCCGATCCGCGTCACTCACAGCCTCGTCGATTGCGTGGCATTGGCAATCGAGACCCCGGTCGGGGTCATCGTCCACACCGGCGATTTCAAGATTGATCTTTCCCCGCCAGATGGCAAGGCCTTCGACCTTCATACCTTTGCCGAATATGGCAAACGTGGCGTTCTGGCGTTGCTTCAGGACTCGACCAATGTCGATCGTCCCGGGTACACCCCGAGCGAATGGGCAGTGAAGCCGCGACTCGATGAAGTCTTCTCCAGGACGAAGAAAAAGCTCTTTTTTAGCTGTTTTTCGTCCTCAATTTACCGCATTCGCATCGCCCTCGATCTGGCCCAGACGCACCACCGCAAGGTCGCCGTCGTCGGGCGATCGATCGTTGAATCCTCCGAGATAGCGCAGGACCTCGGCTACCTGGATATACCGCCGGGTCTGATGATCAATCCCGGCCAGATCAATGATTACGCGCCTGAAAACGTGCTGATCCTGATCAGCGGCACCCAGGGCGAACCGATGAGTGCGCTCTCTCGCGCAGCCGTCGACAATCACAAACACGCCCGCATCGTCTCCGGTGACACCGTGGTGTTGAGTTCGCGGGTGATTCCCGGCAACGAGAAAAGTATTTATCGAGTCATCGACCACTTATGCCGCCGTGATGCCAATGTGATCTTTGATGACGGCGCTTCGGGGCTGATCCATGTAAGCGGGCACGCCAGCCAGGAGGAGCAGCGGCTGCTGATTAACCTGCTGCGGCCCAAATTCTTCATTCCTGTCCATGGGGATTATCGCCACTTGAAGAAGCATGCGCAGGTGGCCGTCGAGACCGGGGTGATCGGACAGGCCATTCTGATTGAAGATGGCGATGTTCTCGAAATCACGCCCAAAGAAGCACGCAAAAACGGCAAAGTTACGGCTGGCCGTGTCTGCATCGACTCCGGATCCAACGTCGATGTCGTCGAGGACATCGTGATCCGCGATCGCCGGCATATCAGCGAAGACGGGATTGTGCTGCCGATCATCACCATCAACAAGTTGAGCGGGAAGGTCGAGAGCCAGCCCGAGGTGGTGACTCGAGGCTTCGCTGCCGTCGACGCAGGGCTTATCGAAAACGCCCGGCAGATTGTCTCAAAGACTCTCGAAGGGTCGAGCTCCGAAGAGAAGGCGGACTACGGCGTCATCAAGGAAAAGGTTCGCGTCGATCTGAAACGATTCATCCAGAAGAACACCAGCAGGCGGCCTTTAATTATGCCGGTGATTCTGGAGATCTGA
- the nrdR gene encoding transcriptional regulator NrdR yields MKCPYCGFAQDRVVDSRESKEADSIRRRRECESCQKRFTTYERIDEIPYMVVKKDGRRERFERQKVLSGLLQACQKRPVSAGKLEAIVDETETYLMDSPERERTTSEIGELIMSRLKGLDTVAYIRFASVYRDFKDVREFKEELEQLLSHKSAAAAAKE; encoded by the coding sequence ATGAAGTGCCCTTATTGCGGCTTTGCGCAAGATCGTGTGGTGGACTCGCGGGAGAGCAAGGAGGCTGATTCCATTCGCCGGCGGCGCGAATGCGAGAGTTGCCAGAAGCGATTCACCACCTACGAGCGCATCGATGAAATTCCCTACATGGTAGTCAAGAAAGATGGACGCCGCGAGCGGTTCGAGCGGCAAAAAGTGCTCTCGGGCTTGTTGCAGGCCTGTCAAAAGCGTCCGGTCTCGGCAGGAAAGCTGGAAGCGATCGTCGATGAGACCGAGACCTATCTAATGGATTCCCCCGAGCGTGAGCGCACCACGAGCGAAATCGGCGAACTCATCATGTCCCGGTTGAAGGGTCTGGATACGGTCGCCTATATACGTTTCGCGAGCGTCTACCGGGACTTCAAAGACGTGCGCGAGTTCAAGGAAGAGTTGGAACAGTTGCTAAGCCACAAGAGCGCCGCGGCGGCGGCCAAGGAATAG
- a CDS encoding GNAT family N-acetyltransferase, which translates to MASSVTVRAVSAIEDLEIARLLLREYAAYLNQSLGEEHICLSSYEQELVGLPGAYASPAGVILLAFQDDEPAGCVALKPLKPERAIEREESACEMKRLWVRPQFRRLSIGLVLAQALIRYAQSRGYTAMYLDTVPAAMRSANRMYQELGFVPVERYTTNPILGAHPMLPVEFFRLSL; encoded by the coding sequence ATGGCCTCGTCCGTCACAGTTCGTGCCGTCTCAGCGATCGAGGACCTCGAGATTGCTCGCCTCTTGCTGCGGGAATACGCGGCTTATCTCAACCAATCTTTGGGCGAAGAGCACATCTGTCTCTCGAGCTATGAACAGGAACTGGTTGGCTTGCCGGGAGCTTACGCCTCGCCGGCTGGTGTGATCCTGCTCGCCTTTCAAGATGACGAGCCGGCAGGCTGCGTCGCGTTGAAACCGCTCAAACCGGAGCGGGCAATCGAGCGGGAAGAGTCAGCATGCGAGATGAAACGGCTGTGGGTCCGCCCGCAGTTTCGTCGGTTGTCGATCGGGCTGGTGCTTGCGCAGGCGCTGATCCGCTATGCGCAGTCGCGGGGATATACGGCAATGTACCTGGATACCGTGCCGGCCGCGATGCGCTCGGCGAACCGGATGTATCAGGAACTGGGGTTCGTGCCGGTGGAGCGGTATACCACCAATCCTATTCTCGGAGCTCACCCGATGCTGCCGGTTGAGTTCTTTCGGCTGTCGCTTTAG
- a CDS encoding 2,3,4,5-tetrahydropyridine-2,6-dicarboxylate N-succinyltransferase, which translates to MTEKDFSLKAEIERHFALGPAAIGDVVAMDAFMALREALEKGLVRAAEPDAEAPLGWRINGWVKQGILLGFRLGALVGSGCESLSFVDKHTFPARRFAAEDGVRVVPGGSTVRAGAYVSPGVVCMPPMFVNSGAYVDEGTMVDSHALVGSCAQIGKRVHLSAAAQVGGVLEPINAAPVIIEEDVLVGGNCGIYEGTLVRRRAVLAAGTILTRGTPVYDLVRGEVLRAEGDWPLVIPEGAVVVPGSRAVTHGKGLDWGVSLYTPVIVKYRDQKTELSSALEDLLR; encoded by the coding sequence ATGACTGAGAAGGACTTCTCTCTGAAAGCCGAGATTGAGCGCCATTTCGCCCTGGGTCCCGCTGCGATCGGCGATGTGGTCGCAATGGACGCCTTCATGGCATTGCGCGAAGCTCTCGAGAAGGGCCTGGTCCGGGCAGCCGAGCCGGACGCCGAGGCGCCGCTCGGGTGGCGAATCAATGGCTGGGTCAAGCAGGGGATTCTGTTGGGCTTTCGCCTGGGGGCGCTTGTCGGCTCCGGTTGCGAGTCGCTCTCTTTTGTGGACAAGCACACCTTTCCGGCGCGCCGGTTTGCCGCCGAGGACGGTGTGCGCGTTGTTCCCGGAGGCTCGACGGTAAGAGCTGGCGCCTATGTCTCCCCGGGGGTCGTCTGCATGCCGCCCATGTTCGTCAACTCCGGCGCCTATGTCGATGAGGGCACCATGGTCGACTCCCATGCCCTGGTCGGATCCTGTGCCCAGATCGGCAAACGAGTTCACCTGAGCGCCGCTGCACAGGTCGGAGGTGTTCTCGAACCTATCAATGCCGCTCCGGTCATCATTGAGGAGGATGTGCTGGTCGGCGGCAACTGCGGCATCTACGAGGGGACCCTGGTGCGCCGCCGCGCGGTGCTCGCTGCCGGGACGATTCTCACCCGGGGAACGCCGGTCTACGATCTCGTCCGCGGCGAGGTCCTGCGGGCCGAAGGAGACTGGCCACTGGTCATTCCCGAAGGCGCCGTCGTGGTGCCGGGTTCGCGAGCCGTAACTCATGGCAAAGGACTCGATTGGGGCGTCTCCCTCTATACTCCCGTCATCGTGAAATACCGGGATCAGAAGACCGAGCTGAGTTCGGCTCTTGAAGACTTGCTGCGCTGA
- the dapA gene encoding 4-hydroxy-tetrahydrodipicolinate synthase, protein MELTGCGTALVTPFRADGELDESSLNALVDWQIDSGIDFLVACGTTGETPTLNDQEWLKVIRIVAGAAGGRVPVWAGCTHNATREAVAKAKAAAEVPGVTAVLTANPYYNRPTQEGQFQHFKAVADAVPLPVVLYNIPSRTGANLEPATIARLAEAAPNIEAVKESSGQIGQITELIHQLPLGFKVFAGDDPLALPVISVGGAGLISVASNEIPAEMATMVRAALSNDWDAARSINRKYFRLMQANFWETSPGPVKAVLAMMGRLSEAYRLPMVPVAPATRHKLECLVEELGLRTHAPQQEADQRTF, encoded by the coding sequence ATGGAACTCACTGGATGTGGCACGGCGCTGGTAACACCCTTTCGCGCCGATGGCGAATTGGATGAATCGTCCCTGAACGCCCTGGTGGACTGGCAGATCGATAGCGGCATCGATTTTCTCGTCGCTTGCGGGACCACCGGCGAAACCCCCACCCTCAACGATCAAGAATGGCTCAAAGTCATCCGCATCGTTGCCGGCGCTGCTGGCGGCCGCGTCCCGGTTTGGGCAGGCTGCACCCACAACGCTACACGCGAGGCCGTAGCCAAGGCGAAAGCTGCCGCCGAAGTTCCCGGTGTGACCGCGGTGCTGACCGCGAATCCATACTACAACCGGCCTACTCAGGAGGGTCAGTTTCAGCACTTCAAGGCGGTCGCTGACGCAGTTCCGCTGCCGGTGGTGCTCTACAACATCCCGAGCCGCACCGGCGCTAACCTCGAACCCGCCACCATCGCCCGGCTTGCCGAGGCTGCGCCGAATATCGAGGCCGTTAAGGAGTCGAGCGGGCAAATTGGCCAGATTACCGAGTTGATCCACCAGCTGCCGTTAGGCTTCAAAGTCTTTGCGGGGGACGACCCTCTGGCCTTGCCAGTAATCTCGGTCGGCGGAGCGGGTCTGATCTCGGTCGCTTCGAATGAAATTCCCGCCGAGATGGCCACCATGGTCCGGGCCGCGCTGAGCAACGACTGGGACGCCGCGCGCAGTATCAACCGCAAATACTTCCGTCTGATGCAGGCCAACTTCTGGGAGACCAGCCCAGGACCGGTCAAGGCGGTTCTCGCCATGATGGGTCGTCTCTCCGAAGCGTACCGCTTGCCGATGGTCCCCGTCGCTCCAGCAACCAGGCACAAGCTCGAATGTCTTGTTGAGGAATTAGGATTGCGCACCCACGCTCCCCAGCAAGAAGCCGACCAGAGGACGTTCTAG
- a CDS encoding carboxypeptidase regulatory-like domain-containing protein yields the protein MTRWFASAISMVAVVLLSAGCNKTANRSEVAPGAGPAATYTQIDVNTAGTISGTINFAKKAPPRIEIDMAQDPACSLSSDPNYSEQYMIKDGKLQNVFIYVKDGLGNKIYPAPSAPVQLDQKGCRYIPHVIGVMVGQPVEFTNSDPTMHNIHTTAETPTNPEVDISQPPKGGTTQRVFAKPELMIPVRCNNHPWMNAFINVSPNPFYAVSDQNGSFVIRGLPPGTYTVVAVHEVLGQQTAQVTVASHQTATVDFTYGTGNGQLR from the coding sequence ATGACGAGGTGGTTCGCTTCCGCGATCTCGATGGTAGCCGTGGTCCTGTTGAGCGCCGGGTGCAACAAGACGGCGAATCGCAGCGAGGTTGCGCCTGGCGCTGGTCCGGCCGCCACCTACACCCAGATCGATGTCAACACCGCCGGCACCATCTCCGGCACCATCAACTTCGCCAAAAAAGCGCCGCCGCGCATTGAGATTGACATGGCGCAGGATCCGGCTTGTTCGCTGAGTTCCGATCCAAACTACTCCGAGCAATACATGATCAAGGACGGCAAGCTGCAGAACGTCTTTATCTACGTGAAAGACGGATTGGGCAACAAGATCTATCCCGCGCCGTCAGCGCCAGTGCAACTCGACCAGAAGGGCTGCCGGTACATACCGCACGTGATTGGCGTCATGGTCGGCCAGCCGGTGGAGTTCACCAACTCCGATCCCACCATGCACAACATCCACACCACCGCCGAGACTCCCACGAATCCTGAAGTCGACATCTCGCAGCCTCCTAAGGGTGGGACGACCCAGCGGGTCTTCGCCAAGCCGGAGTTGATGATCCCGGTGCGCTGCAACAACCATCCCTGGATGAACGCCTTTATCAACGTGTCCCCCAACCCGTTCTACGCGGTTTCGGACCAGAACGGGAGCTTCGTCATTCGCGGACTGCCACCGGGAACTTATACCGTTGTCGCCGTCCATGAAGTGCTCGGGCAGCAGACCGCCCAGGTCACCGTCGCTTCGCACCAAACCGCTACCGTTGATTTCACATATGGTACTGGGAACGGCCAGCTGCGCTAA
- a CDS encoding tetratricopeptide repeat protein, whose translation MKNRSLFSAATLCAMIAITSPSWSEKKPPPLPAGTLATAIRETLLFVSADSTSEKLATITPGREMVIVERNGQWLRVFANTDVEESHAQDAPVFGAEAAPPPISGWTTSKGVIAADTPNGDAVLFGIAANTEELASEAHAPKRAAQDARLLYRRMAELFPQSKYAAEADWRSADIRWQLEKEDAFSRPSAHEKENYLRQQLDEDEMKKIIKKYPGTKWADFAAYDLIDNKICGDWQGSEKCPEKESELYIKYADDHPESPKAAEALYKAAWRQAAAADMYSADNEDKKADGARVHAKDLAARLQTKYPQTDYVPRAAGLVYKLEQGIPIYGVDRE comes from the coding sequence ATGAAGAACCGATCTTTATTCTCAGCAGCCACCCTTTGCGCCATGATTGCAATCACCAGTCCGTCGTGGAGCGAGAAAAAACCTCCGCCACTTCCGGCAGGAACCCTGGCGACAGCCATCCGCGAGACGCTGCTGTTCGTTTCCGCGGACAGCACCTCAGAGAAATTGGCCACAATTACACCGGGGCGCGAAATGGTAATCGTTGAGCGCAACGGCCAATGGCTGCGGGTCTTTGCGAACACCGATGTTGAGGAATCGCACGCCCAGGATGCTCCCGTCTTCGGGGCCGAAGCGGCGCCGCCGCCGATCTCCGGCTGGACAACCAGTAAGGGCGTCATCGCCGCCGACACTCCAAACGGCGATGCGGTGCTGTTTGGTATCGCCGCGAATACGGAAGAGCTGGCCAGTGAGGCCCATGCGCCCAAACGCGCGGCGCAGGACGCGCGGCTGCTCTACCGGAGAATGGCCGAGCTTTTTCCACAGTCAAAGTATGCGGCGGAGGCTGATTGGCGCTCGGCCGATATTCGTTGGCAGTTGGAAAAGGAGGACGCCTTCTCGAGACCCTCCGCTCACGAAAAGGAAAATTACCTTCGCCAGCAACTCGATGAAGATGAGATGAAAAAGATCATCAAAAAATATCCGGGAACGAAGTGGGCCGACTTCGCAGCCTACGACCTCATCGACAACAAGATATGTGGCGACTGGCAAGGCTCTGAGAAATGCCCGGAGAAGGAGTCGGAGCTCTACATCAAATATGCCGATGACCATCCGGAGAGTCCCAAGGCTGCTGAGGCCCTCTACAAGGCTGCTTGGCGGCAAGCCGCTGCCGCCGATATGTATTCCGCCGACAACGAGGATAAAAAAGCCGACGGCGCGCGCGTCCATGCGAAGGACTTAGCAGCCCGGTTGCAGACCAAGTACCCGCAGACGGATTACGTTCCGCGGGCAGCGGGTCTGGTATACAAATTGGAGCAGGGTATTCCCATTTACGGCGTCGACCGCGAATGA
- the lysC gene encoding lysine-sensitive aspartokinase 3, whose amino-acid sequence MKFVVMKFGGTSVEDAVAIARTARIVAHRRSQGVLPIVVVSAMAKVTDQLITAAHAAGRGDRAGALAISARLRHRHHDTARKLLADSQSSTATPSIVEFSEWIDKKFESLDEIFRGLSAVGELTARTSDMVVSFGEQLSSRMVAAGFAATGLAAVHVDAKQCIVTDAQHGRAIPIDALIEKRLEEFVLPLLKEKKLPVMGGFIGATEDGVTTTLGRGGSDFTAALVGGGLNASVIEIWTDVNGIMTADPRICPDALRVKTISFEEAAELAYFGAKVLHPATILPAVQKNIPVAVLNSRNPGNEGTRITAMASHCRSPFKSIAVKKRLTIIDVVASRMLMSHGYLKSIFDVFDKHKCAVDMVSTSEVSVSLTVDSNERLPEISADLSKVADVKYEGRKALICMVGEDIRGQNGIAAQVFQAIRHVNVRMISQGASEINMSFMIEEDDVEEAVRSLHAAFFQDPDPDVFDVEARVSTVTVEGAVK is encoded by the coding sequence ATGAAGTTCGTCGTCATGAAGTTTGGCGGGACCTCGGTCGAGGACGCCGTTGCCATCGCCCGAACCGCGCGCATCGTCGCCCACCGCCGCTCCCAGGGAGTGCTGCCGATCGTCGTCGTCAGCGCCATGGCGAAGGTCACCGATCAGCTGATTACGGCGGCGCATGCGGCAGGACGAGGCGATCGAGCAGGCGCCCTGGCCATCAGCGCACGGCTTCGCCACCGGCATCACGATACCGCGCGCAAGCTTTTAGCGGACAGCCAGTCCTCCACGGCGACGCCCTCCATTGTTGAGTTTTCCGAGTGGATCGACAAGAAATTTGAGTCGCTCGACGAGATATTCCGCGGCCTCTCGGCAGTCGGCGAGCTCACTGCCCGGACCAGCGACATGGTGGTCAGCTTCGGCGAGCAGCTCTCTAGCCGCATGGTCGCAGCCGGCTTTGCCGCCACCGGTCTCGCCGCCGTCCACGTCGACGCGAAACAATGCATCGTCACCGACGCGCAGCATGGCCGGGCCATCCCGATCGACGCCCTGATCGAGAAACGGCTCGAAGAGTTCGTGCTTCCGCTGCTGAAGGAGAAGAAGCTTCCGGTGATGGGCGGCTTTATCGGTGCGACCGAAGACGGCGTCACCACCACCCTCGGGCGCGGAGGATCGGATTTCACCGCCGCGCTGGTCGGCGGCGGCCTCAACGCTTCGGTGATCGAGATCTGGACCGATGTCAACGGCATCATGACCGCCGATCCGCGTATCTGCCCCGATGCCCTCCGAGTTAAGACGATCAGCTTCGAAGAGGCCGCGGAACTCGCCTATTTCGGCGCCAAGGTGCTCCATCCGGCCACGATCCTGCCGGCGGTGCAGAAAAATATCCCTGTCGCCGTCTTGAATTCGCGAAACCCCGGCAACGAAGGTACCCGCATTACGGCCATGGCGTCTCACTGCCGCAGCCCCTTCAAGTCGATCGCAGTGAAAAAGCGGCTGACCATCATTGACGTTGTCGCCAGCCGGATGCTCATGTCGCATGGATATCTCAAATCCATATTTGACGTCTTCGATAAACACAAATGCGCCGTGGACATGGTCTCCACCTCCGAAGTTAGCGTCTCGCTCACGGTCGATTCCAACGAACGGCTGCCTGAGATCTCCGCCGACTTGAGTAAAGTTGCTGATGTGAAGTACGAGGGTCGTAAGGCGCTGATCTGCATGGTTGGCGAAGACATTCGCGGGCAGAATGGCATTGCCGCGCAGGTTTTTCAAGCCATTCGTCACGTCAACGTCAGGATGATCTCGCAAGGAGCGTCGGAGATCAATATGAGCTTTATGATCGAAGAAGACGATGTCGAGGAAGCGGTGCGCTCTCTCCATGCCGCGTTCTTTCAGGATCCCGACCCCGACGTCTTCGATGTCGAAGCAAGAGTGTCCACCGTCACCGTAGAAGGCGCTGTTAAGTAG
- a CDS encoding 4-hydroxy-tetrahydrodipicolinate reductase, whose product MLFLVLGRGKTGSLVAEVAKERGHSVRVIGEEANVNGSAITAPFLAQFDAVIDFTTPEAVIPNMRACLATGAHMVVGTTGWLEHLKDLRALAERRHAGLVYGSNFSIGVHALYKVAHELAQAAPGFKFRIVETHHVDKKDSPSGTALTLKLALESANPHLNVPIESKREGDTPGIHVIESRTDSEVIELRHESFSRRGFAEGAVRAAEWISTRQGVFEFRDVYEQFD is encoded by the coding sequence ATGCTCTTCTTAGTGTTGGGACGTGGCAAGACGGGTAGCCTGGTGGCCGAGGTGGCAAAGGAACGAGGCCACAGCGTCAGGGTCATCGGAGAAGAGGCAAATGTAAATGGGTCGGCCATCACCGCCCCTTTCCTGGCGCAGTTTGACGCCGTCATTGACTTCACCACGCCGGAAGCAGTCATCCCCAACATGCGCGCTTGTCTGGCCACCGGAGCGCACATGGTGGTGGGAACAACGGGCTGGCTCGAGCATCTCAAAGACCTGCGCGCGCTCGCCGAACGCCGCCATGCCGGACTTGTCTATGGCAGCAACTTCTCGATCGGCGTGCATGCCCTCTACAAGGTCGCGCACGAGTTGGCCCAGGCCGCGCCCGGTTTCAAGTTCAGGATCGTCGAAACCCATCACGTCGATAAAAAGGATTCCCCGTCAGGGACCGCTTTGACGTTGAAGCTTGCTCTGGAGTCGGCAAATCCGCATCTGAACGTCCCGATCGAGTCGAAGCGCGAAGGCGACACCCCCGGCATTCACGTCATCGAGTCCAGGACCGACAGCGAAGTCATCGAGCTCCGCCACGAATCCTTCTCCCGGCGCGGCTTCGCCGAAGGAGCCGTCCGCGCTGCCGAGTGGATCTCTACCCGCCAGGGCGTCTTCGAGTTCCGCGATGTCTATGAACAGTTTGATTGA
- the asd gene encoding aspartate-semialdehyde dehydrogenase — protein sequence MRQRRKVGILGATGMVGQRFIQLLENHPWFEVTWLAASDRSSGKPYGEAAKWKLDTPLPHNIANMLVSPAIPQAAPKIIFAALDADIAREMEPAFAAAGCAVISNSSAFRMHPDVPLVIPEVNADHLPLIEEQQWRKASGGYIVTNPNCSAIGLVLALKPIAERFGIEAIFVSTMQAVSGAGYPGVASLDILGNVVPFIKNEEEKLQEETLKLLGRWNGRAVDPLAAKLSAHCNRVPVEDGHMECVSIKLSKKASREELIEAWRDFSPLAGQALPSAPAQPVEFVSAEDRPQPRLDRMRGNGMASTVGRLRPCSLFDWKFTVLSHNTIRGAAGAAILNAEILEKLGKLDPGSDSVVAAKSNDPVAALA from the coding sequence ATGCGGCAACGGCGCAAAGTAGGCATCCTGGGCGCAACCGGTATGGTTGGCCAACGGTTTATTCAGCTCTTAGAGAACCATCCCTGGTTCGAAGTCACTTGGCTGGCGGCCAGCGACCGCTCGAGCGGCAAGCCCTATGGCGAGGCCGCGAAATGGAAGCTGGACACTCCGCTTCCCCATAACATCGCGAACATGCTGGTCTCTCCGGCAATCCCGCAAGCGGCGCCAAAGATTATCTTTGCCGCCCTCGACGCCGATATCGCCCGCGAAATGGAGCCCGCCTTCGCCGCTGCCGGCTGCGCGGTCATCTCCAACTCCAGTGCTTTCCGCATGCATCCAGACGTGCCTTTAGTCATCCCCGAGGTCAACGCCGATCACCTCCCGCTGATTGAAGAGCAGCAGTGGCGCAAAGCTTCCGGCGGCTACATCGTGACCAACCCGAACTGTTCGGCAATCGGCTTGGTGCTTGCGCTCAAGCCGATCGCCGAGCGCTTCGGCATCGAAGCCATCTTTGTCAGCACCATGCAGGCGGTCAGCGGTGCGGGCTATCCCGGAGTCGCCTCGCTCGACATCCTCGGCAATGTCGTTCCCTTCATCAAGAACGAAGAAGAAAAGCTGCAGGAAGAGACACTCAAGCTGCTTGGCCGGTGGAATGGCCGTGCAGTTGACCCGCTCGCTGCGAAGCTGAGCGCGCATTGCAATCGCGTTCCCGTCGAAGATGGCCATATGGAGTGCGTGAGCATCAAATTGAGCAAGAAAGCCTCTCGCGAAGAATTGATTGAGGCTTGGCGGGACTTTTCTCCACTCGCCGGCCAGGCTCTTCCAAGCGCGCCTGCGCAGCCGGTCGAGTTCGTCTCTGCCGAGGATCGGCCGCAACCCCGGCTGGACCGGATGCGTGGAAACGGCATGGCCTCGACCGTCGGCCGGCTTCGCCCCTGCAGCCTCTTCGATTGGAAGTTCACGGTACTCTCGCATAACACCATTCGCGGTGCGGCCGGTGCGGCAATCCTCAACGCTGAAATCCTCGAGAAGCTCGGCAAGCTCGATCCGGGGAGCGATTCAGTCGTCGCGGCAAAATCAAACGATCCCGTGGCGGCGCTGGCATGA